In one window of Pseudomonas chlororaphis subsp. chlororaphis DNA:
- the mdtD gene encoding multidrug transporter subunit MdtD: protein MSLLRDGVCRSEACPRCGCRGDRCSPQERGPMPNRAELDATTARWLPWVVAIAFFMQSLDGTILNTALPAMARDLAEDPLRMQGVVIAYMLTVALLIPASGWIADRFGTKKIFFGAILLFSIGSLLCALSNSLSMLVGARVIQGLGGALMLPVGRLVVLRAYPRSELVRIMGFITIPGLLGPLIGPTMGGWMVQYLTWHWIFLINLPVGAIGCYAVWRFIPDLRGSERTRFDGLGFLLFGAAMVLITIAMEGLGELHLPHLRVMLLLFGGLACLAAYWLRAGHIDNPLFAPSLFKVRTFAVGILGNLFARLGSGALPFLVPLLLQVALGYSPSQAGMSMLPLAAAAMLAKSIARPLIERLGYRIVLTGNTLALGIMLASMGLVTEQTPYPLLLGMLAVLGAINSLQFTAMNTVTLIDLDDASASSGNSLLSVVAQLSLSLGVACAGALLGGFTAEVGNDGVNTVLGAFQLTFLTVGIMAMLAAAIFLQLSPKDGRRAKKVQEHIEH from the coding sequence ATCTCGCTCCTACGGGATGGCGTCTGTAGGAGCGAGGCTTGCCCGCGATGCGGTTGCAGGGGGGATAGGTGTTCACCACAAGAAAGAGGTCCCATGCCCAACCGTGCCGAACTTGACGCCACCACCGCCCGCTGGCTGCCGTGGGTGGTGGCCATCGCCTTTTTCATGCAATCCCTCGACGGGACCATCCTCAATACCGCCCTGCCGGCCATGGCCCGCGACCTGGCGGAAGATCCGTTGCGCATGCAGGGCGTGGTCATCGCCTACATGCTCACCGTGGCGCTGCTGATCCCGGCCTCGGGCTGGATCGCCGACCGTTTCGGCACCAAGAAGATCTTCTTCGGCGCCATCCTGCTGTTCAGCATCGGCTCGTTGCTCTGTGCCCTGTCCAACTCCCTGAGCATGCTGGTCGGCGCTCGGGTGATCCAGGGCCTGGGCGGCGCCCTGATGCTGCCCGTCGGCCGGCTGGTGGTGCTGCGCGCCTACCCGCGCTCGGAACTGGTGCGGATCATGGGTTTCATCACCATTCCCGGGCTGCTCGGCCCGCTGATCGGCCCGACCATGGGCGGCTGGATGGTGCAGTACCTGACCTGGCACTGGATCTTCCTGATCAACCTGCCGGTGGGCGCGATCGGCTGTTATGCCGTCTGGCGCTTCATTCCCGACCTGCGCGGCAGCGAGCGCACGCGTTTCGACGGCCTGGGCTTTTTGTTGTTCGGCGCGGCGATGGTGCTGATCACCATCGCCATGGAGGGCCTGGGCGAACTGCACCTGCCGCACCTGCGGGTGATGTTGCTGCTGTTCGGCGGCCTGGCCTGCCTCGCGGCCTACTGGCTGCGGGCCGGGCATATCGACAACCCGCTGTTCGCGCCTTCGCTGTTCAAGGTGCGGACCTTTGCCGTAGGCATCCTCGGCAACCTGTTCGCCCGCCTCGGCAGCGGCGCCCTGCCGTTCCTGGTGCCCTTGCTGCTGCAAGTGGCCCTCGGTTATTCACCATCCCAGGCCGGGATGAGCATGCTGCCGCTGGCCGCCGCGGCGATGCTCGCCAAGTCCATCGCCCGTCCGCTGATCGAACGCCTGGGCTACCGCATCGTCCTCACCGGCAACACCCTGGCGTTGGGGATCATGCTCGCCAGCATGGGTCTAGTGACGGAACAGACCCCCTACCCGCTGCTGCTGGGCATGCTGGCGGTGCTGGGGGCGATCAACTCGCTGCAGTTCACGGCGATGAACACCGTGACCCTGATCGACCTCGACGACGCCTCCGCCAGCAGCGGCAACAGCCTGCTATCGGTGGTGGCGCAACTGTCCCTGAGCCTGGGGGTGGCCTGCGCCGGCGCGCTGCTCGGCGGCTTCACCGCCGAAGTCGGCAACGATGGCGTGAACACCGTGCTCGGCGCCTTCCAGCTGACCTTCCTCACGGTGGGGATCATGGCAATGCTGGCGGCGGCGATCTTCCTGCAGCTGTCGCCCAAGGACGGCCGACGGGCGAAGAAGGTCCAGGAGCATATCGAGCACTGA
- a CDS encoding TldD/PmbA family protein, whose translation MSTSLNQAEQFKALVDWLRDAVREPEQFTLSYAAESSQFIRFNHAKVRQAGQVQQASLGFKLIDDGRHADLEITLAGDPQVDAQRLAEGLQQLRETLPLLPRDPYLLLNPDAWNTHNVQEHPLPSSEQVVAEIGQAAAGLDLVGFYAAGPISRGFASSSGAFGWHQANSFNFDFSLFHENGQAVKASYAGHEWSSQGFAQRFQQAREQLAFLGRPLRTLAPGQYRAYLAPAALEEIMGMLSWGGFSAQSIASKHSPLQKLYAGDASLSPLVSLDEQVSGSLSPAFSDEGYPRSDLSLIAGGVAQGQLINSRSAAEYSLATNGAGSGEYPSALNMAPGQLSQQEILKQLGTGLYISNLWYLNYSDQPAARLTGMTRFATFWVENGEIQAPVSTMRFDDSVYSLLGSHLEGLTRERELLLSASTYSQRQTASAQLPGALVSRLTLTL comes from the coding sequence ATGAGTACGTCCCTGAATCAGGCCGAGCAGTTCAAGGCTTTGGTGGACTGGCTGCGCGATGCCGTGCGCGAGCCCGAACAGTTCACCCTGAGCTACGCCGCCGAGTCTTCGCAGTTCATCCGTTTCAACCACGCCAAGGTGCGCCAGGCCGGGCAAGTGCAGCAGGCCAGCCTCGGCTTCAAGCTGATCGACGACGGGCGCCATGCCGACCTCGAGATCACCCTCGCCGGCGACCCGCAGGTCGATGCCCAGCGCCTGGCCGAAGGCCTGCAGCAGTTGCGCGAGACCCTGCCGCTGCTGCCCCGGGACCCGTACCTGCTGCTCAACCCCGATGCCTGGAACACCCACAATGTGCAGGAGCACCCGCTGCCCAGCAGCGAGCAGGTAGTGGCCGAAATCGGTCAGGCCGCCGCCGGGCTGGACCTGGTGGGGTTCTATGCGGCCGGCCCGATCAGCCGTGGTTTTGCCAGCTCCTCGGGAGCCTTTGGCTGGCACCAGGCCAACAGCTTCAACTTCGATTTCAGCCTGTTCCACGAAAATGGCCAGGCCGTCAAAGCCAGCTACGCCGGGCACGAATGGAGCAGCCAGGGCTTCGCCCAGCGTTTCCAGCAGGCCCGGGAACAGCTGGCGTTTCTCGGACGACCGTTGCGCACCCTGGCGCCCGGGCAGTATCGCGCCTACCTGGCGCCGGCGGCCCTGGAAGAAATCATGGGCATGCTGAGCTGGGGCGGGTTTTCCGCGCAGTCCATCGCCAGCAAGCACAGCCCGCTGCAAAAGCTCTATGCCGGCGATGCCAGCCTGAGCCCCCTGGTGTCGCTGGACGAGCAGGTCAGTGGCTCGTTGAGCCCGGCGTTTTCCGATGAAGGCTACCCGCGCAGCGACCTGTCGCTGATCGCCGGCGGCGTCGCCCAAGGGCAACTGATCAACTCGCGCAGCGCCGCCGAATACAGCCTGGCCACCAACGGTGCCGGCAGCGGCGAATACCCCAGCGCGTTGAACATGGCGCCCGGGCAGTTGTCGCAGCAGGAGATTCTCAAGCAACTGGGGACCGGCCTGTACATCAGCAACCTGTGGTACCTGAACTACTCGGACCAGCCGGCGGCGCGCCTGACCGGCATGACCCGCTTCGCTACCTTCTGGGTGGAGAACGGCGAGATCCAGGCTCCGGTCAGCACCATGCGTTTCGATGACAGCGTCTACAGCCTGCTGGGTTCGCACCTGGAAGGCCTGACCCGGGAGCGCGAGCTGCTGCTGTCGGCCAGTACCTACAGCCAGCGCCAGACCGCCTCGGCGCAATTGCCGGGCGCGCTGGTGAGCCGGCTGACGTTGACCTTGTAA